One window of the Leucobacter komagatae genome contains the following:
- a CDS encoding cold-shock protein, with translation MPNGKVRFYDEDKGFGFIQGEDGQQVYLHASVIPDGVEVRAGSRLEYSVGEGRRGPQALSVRVIDTPLLAKRSRKSADEMALIIEDLVKLLDSVGGKLKGGQYPERQASRQVATMLRRVADDFDV, from the coding sequence ATGCCGAACGGCAAGGTCAGGTTCTACGACGAGGACAAGGGCTTCGGGTTCATCCAGGGCGAGGACGGTCAGCAGGTGTACCTGCACGCCTCGGTGATTCCCGATGGCGTCGAGGTGCGGGCCGGTAGCCGGCTTGAGTACAGCGTGGGCGAGGGCCGGCGCGGCCCTCAGGCGCTGTCCGTCCGCGTCATCGATACTCCGCTCCTCGCGAAGCGCAGCCGGAAGTCTGCCGACGAGATGGCGTTGATCATTGAAGATCTCGTGAAGCTCCTCGACAGTGTTGGCGGCAAGCTCAAGGGCGGCCAGTACCCCGAACGGCAGGCGTCGCGCCAGGTCGCGACGATGCTGCGCCGAGTTGCGGATGACTTCGATGTCTGA
- the lsrF gene encoding 3-hydroxy-5-phosphonooxypentane-2,4-dione thiolase, which yields MADLDDLREGTDFTGGTAAREGFHLKGQAGQDWGMKARLSRIFDPRDGNTVMLAFDHGYFQGPTSGLERLDRSIVPLVPQADALMCTRGALRTTIPADNGKGIVLRASGGPSVLTDLSNEEIAVSIDDAVRLDAAALAVQVFVGAENETKSIKNMTTLVDQGQAAGIPVLAVTAVGKDMVRDARYFRLATRMSAELGAAFVKTYYVEEGFETITSACPVPIVIAGGKKVSEPEALRVAYRAMQEGAAGVDMGRNVFQSEHPAAMLSAVRGVVHDGLTPEEAFDLYQTLAN from the coding sequence ATGGCTGACCTCGACGACCTCCGCGAAGGTACCGACTTCACCGGCGGCACCGCCGCGCGTGAGGGCTTCCACCTCAAGGGCCAGGCCGGCCAGGACTGGGGCATGAAGGCTCGCCTGTCGCGCATCTTCGACCCCCGCGACGGCAACACCGTCATGCTGGCGTTCGACCACGGCTACTTCCAGGGCCCGACCTCAGGCCTCGAGCGCCTCGACCGTTCGATCGTGCCGCTCGTGCCGCAGGCCGACGCGCTCATGTGCACTCGCGGAGCGCTGCGCACGACGATCCCCGCTGACAACGGCAAGGGCATCGTGCTCCGCGCCTCGGGCGGGCCGAGCGTGCTGACCGACCTTTCGAACGAGGAGATCGCCGTTTCGATCGACGACGCGGTTCGCCTTGACGCCGCTGCGCTCGCGGTGCAGGTGTTCGTCGGCGCCGAGAACGAGACGAAGTCGATCAAGAACATGACGACGCTCGTCGACCAGGGGCAGGCAGCCGGGATTCCCGTGCTCGCCGTCACCGCCGTCGGTAAGGACATGGTGCGCGACGCCCGCTACTTCCGCCTCGCGACCCGCATGAGCGCAGAGCTTGGCGCAGCGTTCGTGAAGACCTACTACGTCGAAGAGGGCTTCGAGACCATCACCAGCGCGTGCCCGGTTCCGATCGTCATCGCCGGCGGTAAGAAGGTGTCGGAGCCCGAGGCTCTGCGCGTCGCGTACCGCGCGATGCAGGAGGGCGCTGCGGGCGTCGACATGGGGCGCAACGTGTTCCAGTCGGAGCACCCGGCGGCCATGCTCTCCGCCGTGCGCGGCGTCGTCCACGACGGCCTCACCCCCGAAGAGGCATTCGACCTCTACCAGACACTCGCGAACTGA
- a CDS encoding SDR family NAD(P)-dependent oxidoreductase yields the protein MTTELQRDLDDIVRVSRELGGEPSLVLHGGGNTSIKTTGTDVTGAPVDLVLVKGSGWDLGTIEAPGFAPLRRDRLAELLTLTELDDVTMVNELRQASLDAAAPTASIEALLHAYLPGKAVLHSHANAIVTLTNSGLTDAEILAVLGERVLVLPYVMPGFPLARLIADSDVSGVDAVVLRNHGLFTFADDADAAFARHRELVALAEASLGVGTWGDPGTRAPATGTAAELATLRRDVSRAAGTPMLVRQTRSARGAEFAARPEARQLTSRGTATPEHVIHTKRTPMVGRDVEAYAAEYRAYFERHAARANPRVSPLHPAPRVVLDPELGLLVTGATTKELGVAGDIALHTLDVIDAADAIGTYGSISEAESFDIEYWTLEQAKLAGKQAKPLGGEVALVTGAASGIGRAIAELLLAQGAAVVGVDLNAEVATLSDSDAWRGVTGDVSAPETIDEAIATAVREFGGVDMVVVAAGIFPPSQVLAELDDEVWDRAFRVNVTAVARLFRAVHPVLALAPSGGRVVLVSTKNVAAPGPGVAAYSASKTAAAQLARVAALEWAADGIRVNQVEPDAVFDTAIWTPELLAARAANYGLSVEEYRTRNLLRTEVRSTTVAEAVVAFCERFPATTGAHLSVDGGNDRVI from the coding sequence GTGACAACCGAACTGCAGCGCGACCTCGACGACATCGTCCGCGTCAGCCGAGAGCTCGGTGGCGAACCGTCGCTCGTGCTTCACGGCGGTGGCAACACGTCGATCAAGACCACGGGCACCGACGTCACCGGAGCACCCGTCGACCTTGTGCTCGTCAAGGGCAGCGGGTGGGACCTCGGCACGATCGAGGCACCGGGCTTCGCCCCGCTGCGCCGCGACCGGCTTGCGGAACTCCTCACCCTCACCGAGCTCGACGATGTGACCATGGTGAACGAGCTGCGTCAGGCCTCACTCGACGCGGCCGCGCCGACGGCATCGATCGAAGCGCTGCTCCACGCCTACCTTCCGGGGAAGGCCGTGCTGCACTCGCACGCGAACGCGATCGTCACGCTCACAAACAGCGGTCTTACCGACGCCGAGATTCTCGCCGTGCTGGGGGAGCGCGTGCTCGTGCTGCCCTACGTCATGCCCGGTTTTCCACTCGCGCGGCTCATCGCCGACAGCGACGTGTCGGGCGTCGACGCGGTGGTGCTGCGCAACCACGGGCTCTTCACCTTCGCTGACGACGCCGACGCGGCGTTCGCGCGGCACCGCGAGCTTGTGGCGCTCGCTGAGGCGAGCCTCGGCGTCGGCACGTGGGGCGACCCCGGAACGCGGGCGCCAGCCACAGGCACCGCCGCAGAGCTCGCGACGCTGCGCAGAGACGTGTCTCGGGCGGCCGGAACCCCCATGCTCGTGCGGCAGACCCGCTCCGCTCGCGGCGCGGAGTTCGCGGCCCGCCCAGAGGCCCGCCAGCTCACGAGTCGCGGCACCGCGACCCCCGAGCACGTCATCCACACGAAGCGCACCCCGATGGTCGGCCGCGACGTCGAGGCGTACGCGGCCGAGTACCGCGCCTACTTCGAGCGGCACGCCGCGCGGGCGAACCCGAGGGTGTCGCCGCTGCACCCCGCCCCTCGCGTTGTGCTCGACCCCGAGCTCGGGCTGCTGGTGACCGGCGCGACGACCAAAGAACTTGGGGTCGCCGGCGACATCGCGCTGCACACGCTCGACGTGATCGACGCAGCCGACGCGATCGGCACGTACGGCTCGATCTCGGAGGCTGAGTCGTTCGACATCGAGTACTGGACGCTCGAGCAGGCGAAGCTCGCCGGGAAGCAGGCGAAGCCGCTCGGGGGAGAGGTGGCGCTTGTCACGGGCGCCGCGTCGGGCATCGGCCGGGCCATCGCCGAGCTGCTGCTCGCGCAGGGGGCCGCGGTCGTCGGGGTCGACCTGAACGCCGAGGTCGCCACGCTCAGCGACAGTGATGCGTGGCGCGGCGTTACGGGCGACGTGAGCGCGCCAGAAACCATCGACGAGGCGATCGCGACCGCGGTACGCGAGTTCGGCGGCGTCGACATGGTCGTCGTCGCAGCGGGGATCTTCCCGCCGAGCCAGGTGCTTGCGGAGCTCGATGACGAGGTGTGGGATCGCGCCTTCCGCGTCAATGTCACGGCAGTTGCGCGGCTCTTCCGAGCGGTGCATCCCGTGCTCGCCCTTGCGCCCAGCGGGGGCCGCGTCGTGCTCGTGTCGACGAAGAACGTCGCCGCTCCCGGCCCCGGTGTCGCCGCGTACTCGGCGAGCAAGACGGCTGCCGCACAGCTCGCTCGCGTCGCGGCGCTCGAATGGGCCGCCGACGGCATTCGGGTGAACCAGGTCGAACCCGACGCCGTATTTGACACCGCGATCTGGACCCCGGAATTGCTCGCGGCGCGCGCCGCGAACTACGGCCTGAGCGTGGAGGAGTACCGCACCCGCAACCTGCTGCGAACTGAGGTGCGCAGCACCACGGTCGCCGAGGCGGTCGTCGCTTTCTGCGAGCGGTTCCCAGCAACGACCGGCGCACACCTGAGCGTCGACGGTGGCAACGACCGCGTGATCTAG
- a CDS encoding FGGY-family carbohydrate kinase yields the protein MKTCVIGIDVGLTSAKAAAFDEAGREIATVSAPNPRVAVSRERQEIDMRALWDVVAGVLRELQGGLARDGWVVRGIGATGHGNGLYLVDEQLAPVRTAIASTDSRAERIVAELDPECVESVRQISGSIPWAAQPGVLLRWLHDNEPETLDAAAWALTCKDWITVCLTGAPSADLSDSSGCGLVNLRTREYEPAVFDMLGVPRDLMRLLPELHPSDAVVGAVTAEAAALTGLPEGVPVVAGCMDCVASPLGAGSTESGDVTVIVGTWAINSVVVPANAQPPRVTINALLPDPRFMLAMEVAPTSAASIEWAANVLGDRAAGPVTPRELLEAAGNVPPLADGLIFLPFIHGAPEHLGASGTLLGIKGSHGYAHVARAVAEGITQYHRVQIEKVTSSDAELSEEPWTLAGGGAKNPEWAQMFADVVGHPMRRQLGTELGARGVASLAATGIGCDMTAWRVEPDPELVVEPGPEQEQYAAQAAMFDRIITAMGPVWEEYK from the coding sequence ATGAAGACCTGTGTCATCGGAATTGACGTCGGGCTCACGAGTGCGAAGGCGGCAGCCTTCGACGAAGCGGGCCGCGAGATCGCGACGGTGTCGGCACCGAACCCCCGCGTCGCCGTCTCGCGGGAGCGCCAGGAAATCGACATGCGTGCGCTCTGGGACGTCGTCGCGGGCGTGCTGCGCGAACTGCAGGGCGGGCTCGCCCGTGACGGCTGGGTCGTGCGCGGCATCGGTGCCACGGGCCACGGCAACGGGCTCTACCTCGTCGACGAGCAGCTCGCGCCGGTGCGCACCGCGATCGCGTCGACCGACAGCCGCGCCGAGCGGATCGTCGCCGAGCTCGACCCCGAGTGCGTCGAGTCGGTGCGCCAGATCAGCGGCTCAATCCCTTGGGCTGCGCAGCCGGGGGTGCTGCTGCGGTGGCTGCACGACAACGAGCCCGAGACGCTCGACGCAGCTGCATGGGCGCTCACCTGCAAAGACTGGATCACCGTCTGCCTCACCGGCGCGCCCAGCGCCGACCTGTCTGACTCGTCGGGGTGTGGGCTTGTGAACCTCCGCACCCGCGAGTATGAGCCGGCCGTCTTCGACATGCTCGGGGTGCCGCGAGACCTCATGCGGTTGCTGCCCGAGCTGCACCCGTCTGACGCGGTTGTCGGGGCTGTGACTGCCGAAGCCGCCGCGCTGACGGGCCTGCCCGAGGGCGTTCCCGTCGTCGCCGGCTGCATGGACTGCGTGGCGAGCCCGCTCGGCGCAGGATCGACCGAGAGCGGTGACGTCACGGTCATCGTCGGTACGTGGGCCATCAACAGCGTTGTGGTGCCGGCGAACGCCCAGCCACCGAGGGTGACCATCAATGCGCTGCTTCCCGACCCGCGCTTCATGCTCGCGATGGAGGTCGCACCGACATCAGCGGCGAGCATTGAGTGGGCGGCCAACGTGCTCGGTGATCGCGCGGCTGGCCCCGTCACGCCGCGAGAGCTCCTTGAGGCGGCGGGCAACGTCCCGCCGCTCGCCGACGGGCTGATCTTTCTTCCGTTCATCCACGGCGCCCCCGAGCACCTTGGTGCGTCGGGCACGCTGCTCGGAATCAAGGGCAGCCACGGGTACGCGCACGTCGCGCGCGCGGTCGCCGAGGGCATCACGCAGTACCACCGTGTGCAGATCGAGAAGGTGACGAGCAGCGACGCCGAACTCAGCGAGGAGCCCTGGACCCTCGCCGGCGGTGGCGCGAAGAACCCCGAGTGGGCGCAGATGTTTGCCGACGTTGTCGGGCACCCGATGCGCAGGCAGCTCGGTACCGAACTTGGGGCGCGCGGGGTGGCCTCGCTCGCGGCGACCGGTATCGGCTGCGACATGACTGCGTGGCGGGTCGAACCCGACCCCGAGCTTGTCGTCGAGCCCGGCCCCGAACAAGAACAGTACGCCGCACAGGCCGCGATGTTCGACCGCATCATCACCGCAATGGGACCCGTCTGGGAGGAATACAAGTGA
- a CDS encoding ASCH domain-containing protein, with the protein MADDHSVAEFWERCRANVSGLPIALPEAWAFGATVEHADSLLRLVLDGIKTGTASSVWDYEATGGPLPEVGELSIILDGGQRPRALIETTRVEIVPFDQVSEEHAHAEGEDDRTLASWRVIHERYWRSHSEGPKGFEPQMPVLCERFRLVYAG; encoded by the coding sequence ATGGCTGACGACCACAGCGTCGCCGAGTTCTGGGAACGCTGTCGGGCGAACGTCTCGGGCCTCCCGATCGCGCTCCCTGAGGCGTGGGCATTCGGCGCGACTGTTGAGCACGCCGACAGCCTGCTTCGGCTCGTGCTAGACGGCATCAAGACCGGAACGGCCTCGTCAGTGTGGGACTATGAAGCGACGGGAGGCCCGCTGCCTGAGGTTGGCGAGCTCAGCATCATCCTTGACGGCGGGCAGCGCCCCCGAGCCCTGATCGAGACGACGCGTGTTGAGATCGTGCCCTTCGACCAAGTGTCTGAGGAGCACGCTCACGCGGAGGGCGAAGACGACCGCACCCTCGCCTCGTGGCGCGTGATTCATGAGCGGTACTGGCGCTCGCACTCAGAGGGCCCCAAAGGCTTCGAGCCCCAAATGCCCGTGCTGTGCGAACGCTTTCGGCTGGTCTACGCCGGCTGA
- a CDS encoding DUF3027 domain-containing protein — MSEPNIDPGLPEADVEVEAAEPEAAESAPATADPMLLTAESRAQAKAALEEITDPKTIGGDAGFEVHDERTVTLYFESMLAGYPGWRWAAALARVDQDAPVTVLEVELLPGEGAMLAPEWVPWSERLAQYRDAQSRQSREAAAERAAAEEAAEELADFDEADEDALENDYADFDDTLDGVDLDEDELDEDDLDDSDDAAEDDDDHDSDADGEDADGD; from the coding sequence ATGTCTGAGCCGAACATCGATCCAGGGCTCCCTGAGGCAGACGTAGAGGTCGAGGCCGCCGAGCCCGAAGCGGCCGAGTCCGCTCCCGCGACCGCCGACCCGATGCTCTTGACCGCTGAATCGCGGGCGCAGGCGAAGGCCGCGCTTGAGGAGATCACCGATCCGAAGACCATTGGCGGTGACGCCGGCTTCGAGGTGCACGACGAGCGCACCGTGACGCTGTACTTCGAGAGCATGCTCGCGGGGTACCCGGGGTGGCGTTGGGCCGCAGCCCTCGCGCGCGTCGACCAGGATGCTCCGGTGACGGTGCTCGAGGTCGAGCTGCTGCCAGGCGAGGGTGCGATGCTCGCGCCCGAGTGGGTGCCGTGGTCGGAACGCCTCGCACAGTACCGCGACGCACAGTCGCGCCAGTCTCGGGAAGCCGCGGCCGAGCGCGCGGCCGCGGAGGAGGCGGCAGAAGAACTCGCAGACTTCGACGAGGCCGATGAAGACGCGCTCGAGAACGACTACGCGGACTTCGATGACACCCTTGACGGCGTCGACCTTGATGAAGACGAGCTCGATGAGGATGATCTCGATGACTCAGACGATGCCGCTGAGGATGACGACGACCACGACTCGGACGCTGACGGCGAAGACGCTGACGGCGACTAG
- a CDS encoding helicase-associated domain-containing protein, with protein MSGTLALSSLIASLDRAGLTSLVRSRRVAAPGSVHDPLDLAAELLKPESISQALTLLPWEDLARLIGAEEGGGANVSGSLAAERLRGRGLLGAGDVALPEVSAALESLLAARGLTRREVLDGDPGEGFPAAPEGSDTSSWFAAALTATGQTAWILRELERSPAKLNRNGDVASAWLRAVEDRLAIPHPADLVTLVRAADLAFPADGVCVSTGANWLRAEHEERWLLLARAAVSLMPVQLLEMLAGLRPGTAIPPVIGRFPARFPLATETTFTAIEHTAALWERIGLTVAGSVSDVGATVILNELSQLPAAAADDTAVGIELGFPDPAAGIYIQPDLSVIVPGTLGADDEAALAAIALPEQLGVASTLRISEATLSEAFHRGLSGDDIRELIGGLALTGIPQPVDYLITALSERAGSIVVRPFLSEQWRSRVTFARPELRSTVLVDRRLAHLQLHEPGPGTDVGFDPSDDPADLAAPSLLSRLRADHVLAALLDARYPARGAEGLVAQQDPEAPTSALRPSGARRAAEAPGPAERQATAAEELIERVLDSASDGPTDTSRLITLAIRDRTRLSVTVEIRGETRTFAIVPVSLAGGRMRALDETAGVERTLPLDAITEISQLA; from the coding sequence GTGAGCGGCACACTCGCGCTTTCCTCGCTCATCGCCTCGCTCGATCGGGCGGGGCTGACGTCGCTCGTGCGCTCCCGGCGCGTGGCCGCGCCTGGGTCAGTGCACGATCCGCTTGACCTCGCCGCCGAGCTGCTCAAGCCAGAGTCAATCTCACAGGCGCTCACGCTGTTGCCGTGGGAGGATCTCGCGCGGCTGATCGGCGCGGAAGAGGGCGGTGGCGCGAACGTGTCCGGATCCCTCGCCGCCGAGCGACTGCGCGGGCGAGGTTTGCTCGGCGCGGGCGACGTGGCGCTCCCCGAGGTGAGTGCGGCGCTCGAGTCGCTGCTCGCGGCGCGCGGGCTCACGCGTCGCGAAGTGCTTGACGGCGACCCGGGAGAGGGCTTCCCGGCAGCCCCAGAGGGGTCGGACACCTCCTCCTGGTTCGCCGCCGCACTCACGGCGACGGGCCAGACGGCGTGGATTCTCCGTGAGCTCGAGCGCTCACCGGCGAAGCTGAACCGGAACGGCGACGTTGCCTCGGCGTGGCTGCGCGCGGTTGAGGATCGGCTCGCGATCCCGCACCCCGCTGACCTCGTCACGCTCGTGCGCGCCGCAGACCTCGCGTTCCCGGCTGACGGGGTGTGCGTCTCCACCGGCGCGAACTGGCTCCGGGCCGAGCATGAGGAGCGCTGGCTCCTGCTCGCCCGCGCCGCCGTCTCACTCATGCCCGTGCAACTGTTGGAGATGCTCGCTGGGCTGCGCCCAGGAACCGCGATCCCGCCCGTCATCGGGCGATTCCCTGCGCGCTTTCCGCTTGCGACGGAGACGACGTTCACGGCGATCGAGCACACCGCCGCGCTCTGGGAGCGGATCGGCCTGACCGTCGCAGGGTCGGTGAGCGATGTCGGGGCCACCGTGATCCTCAACGAGCTGTCGCAATTGCCCGCCGCCGCGGCCGACGATACCGCTGTGGGTATCGAGCTCGGGTTCCCCGACCCCGCCGCTGGGATCTACATTCAGCCAGACCTTTCGGTCATCGTCCCCGGCACGCTCGGCGCGGACGACGAGGCGGCACTCGCGGCGATCGCGCTGCCCGAGCAGCTCGGGGTCGCTTCGACGCTGCGCATTTCGGAGGCGACGCTCTCCGAGGCGTTCCACCGGGGCCTGAGCGGCGACGACATTCGCGAGCTCATCGGCGGGCTCGCCCTCACCGGCATCCCTCAGCCCGTCGACTACCTCATCACCGCTCTGAGTGAGCGGGCCGGGAGCATCGTTGTTCGCCCCTTCCTGAGCGAGCAGTGGCGCAGCCGCGTCACGTTCGCCCGCCCCGAGCTGCGCTCGACGGTGCTCGTCGACAGGAGGCTCGCCCACCTGCAATTGCACGAGCCGGGCCCAGGTACAGATGTTGGCTTCGACCCCTCCGACGACCCAGCAGACCTCGCGGCGCCCTCGCTCCTCTCGCGGCTACGCGCCGACCACGTGCTCGCGGCCCTGCTCGACGCGCGCTACCCCGCCCGCGGCGCGGAGGGCCTCGTCGCCCAGCAGGATCCTGAGGCGCCGACGTCTGCGCTTCGCCCGAGTGGTGCACGCCGGGCGGCTGAGGCTCCGGGCCCCGCCGAACGGCAAGCCACGGCTGCGGAGGAGCTCATCGAGCGGGTGCTCGATTCGGCGAGCGACGGCCCGACCGACACGAGCAGGCTCATTACGCTCGCGATTCGCGACCGCACCAGGCTCAGCGTGACTGTCGAGATCCGCGGGGAGACGCGCACGTTCGCCATTGTGCCGGTGTCGCTCGCTGGCGGCCGCATGCGCGCGCTCGACGAGACCGCTGGCGTCGAACGGACACTGCCGCTCGACGCGATCACCGAGATCAGCCAGCTCGCGTAG
- a CDS encoding glycerol-3-phosphate dehydrogenase/oxidase: MPTLRTYAEPSAADVVVIGAGINGLAITREAARRGLNVVMIDQDDLAARTSAISSRLIHGGLKYLERFEIPLVFESIRERNILLRTAPHLVHPYPMLIPFTKDGSRPGWLLSCGLIFHDVLSVGKKLPFNRIVFSRGLKRDFPGIAAGGVKWGGLFQDAHVPVTERFAVEIAIDAARNGATILTHTPVLSLIHEGGRVAGVVYRDRESGEQRSLRAPVVINAAGPWVDSVLDLDGEHERKIGPTKGSHLVVDAFPTAPDKCIFFESPDDNRPMFVLPWHNGKYMLGTTDLPYAESIDEIIADGDETDYLLRAVNTILPGAKLTSDDVLWSYSGVRPLPYVADLSDPSSVTRDSEIVAHDGDARGLFTLIGGKYTTHRALGVQALKVIEKALGVPHRRSQTDRLPFPGAPAVDVDEFRARFVAASTLPQRTAERLAAVYGELAWEVAAFAAEDPSLAEIIDDETGAIAAELVYAVREEGAVTLEDVLLRRTTIALNSDVGLTVAPRAAAVLTQHVGWTQELADEELARYRHAVRRFAPRALRVEQG; this comes from the coding sequence TTGCCTACCCTCCGTACTTACGCCGAACCGAGCGCAGCCGACGTCGTCGTCATCGGCGCCGGAATCAACGGCCTTGCGATCACCCGCGAGGCGGCTCGGCGCGGCCTGAACGTCGTGATGATTGACCAGGACGACCTCGCTGCACGCACCTCGGCGATCTCCTCCCGCCTCATTCACGGCGGCCTGAAGTACCTTGAGCGCTTCGAGATCCCGCTCGTCTTCGAGTCGATCCGGGAGCGCAACATCCTGCTGCGCACGGCGCCGCACCTCGTGCACCCGTACCCGATGCTCATTCCGTTCACGAAAGACGGCTCGCGGCCGGGCTGGCTGCTGTCGTGCGGCCTCATCTTCCATGACGTGCTCTCGGTCGGGAAGAAGCTGCCGTTCAACCGCATCGTGTTCTCGCGCGGATTGAAGCGCGACTTCCCGGGCATCGCGGCCGGCGGAGTGAAGTGGGGCGGCCTGTTCCAAGACGCGCACGTGCCGGTCACCGAGCGGTTCGCGGTGGAGATTGCGATCGACGCCGCGCGCAATGGCGCGACGATCCTGACCCACACACCGGTGCTGTCGCTCATCCACGAGGGCGGGCGCGTCGCCGGCGTCGTGTACCGCGACCGCGAGTCGGGCGAGCAGCGGTCGCTGCGCGCACCCGTTGTGATCAACGCGGCGGGCCCGTGGGTCGATTCGGTGCTCGACCTCGATGGCGAGCACGAGCGGAAGATCGGTCCGACAAAGGGGAGCCACCTCGTCGTTGACGCGTTCCCCACCGCACCTGACAAGTGCATCTTCTTCGAATCGCCCGACGACAACAGGCCGATGTTCGTCTTGCCGTGGCACAACGGGAAATACATGCTCGGCACGACAGATCTGCCGTACGCCGAGTCCATCGACGAGATCATCGCCGACGGAGACGAGACTGACTACCTCTTGCGGGCGGTCAACACGATCCTGCCCGGTGCGAAGCTCACGAGCGACGACGTTCTGTGGTCGTACTCCGGCGTTCGCCCGCTCCCGTACGTCGCCGACCTCTCCGACCCGTCGTCGGTGACGCGCGACAGTGAGATCGTCGCCCACGACGGCGACGCTCGGGGGCTCTTCACGCTCATCGGCGGAAAGTACACGACGCACCGCGCGCTCGGCGTGCAGGCGCTGAAGGTGATCGAGAAGGCGCTCGGTGTGCCGCACCGGCGCTCGCAGACCGACAGGCTGCCGTTCCCCGGCGCGCCCGCGGTCGACGTCGATGAGTTCCGCGCCCGGTTTGTTGCGGCGAGCACGCTCCCGCAGCGCACCGCCGAGCGGCTCGCGGCGGTTTACGGCGAACTCGCGTGGGAGGTCGCTGCGTTCGCGGCTGAGGATCCTTCGCTCGCGGAGATCATCGACGACGAGACCGGCGCCATCGCGGCCGAGCTTGTCTACGCCGTGCGCGAGGAAGGCGCGGTCACGCTCGAGGACGTGTTGCTTCGGCGCACGACTATCGCGTTGAATAGCGATGTTGGGCTCACCGTGGCGCCTCGGGCCGCCGCGGTGCTCACGCAGCACGTGGGGTGGACGCAAGAGCTCGCGGATGAGGAACTTGCGCGCTACCGGCACGCTGTGCGGCGGTTCGCACCGCGCGCGCTGCGTGTGGAACAGGGTTAG
- a CDS encoding ABC transporter permease produces the protein MNTQLHSDRAPRRGFVWPAWGWSLVGVLVVWGIIISVRPGAPFDPLTQALSLAPFLVLVALGQMLVITLGPGNIDVSVGTIISMSSYVSVLVASTAGPLAGVLAGIAAGLAAGLVSTAAILFLRVPPIIATLATSLIVTSATLLLAGSARGGAPQSLRELVNAKVLGVPAIALFVLVVTVVIWFVLRRTRFGHSVIAVGQSAKAAERAGLPVTLVTASAYILCAGFAGLVGALLAAFISPSTVLGTSYMLDSIAVVVIGGTLISGGRPVPIGAWTGALFFVLLSGLLNLVGWSVGAQNVLKGVLVVLVVIVASLATGTGRSNLSRLKASVSPAPAAAVTAAPAAAPDSHASVSQQKENTNG, from the coding sequence ATGAACACGCAGCTACACTCTGACCGCGCCCCGCGCCGGGGCTTCGTCTGGCCCGCCTGGGGGTGGTCACTCGTCGGCGTGCTCGTCGTCTGGGGCATCATCATCTCCGTTCGCCCAGGGGCCCCGTTTGACCCGCTCACGCAGGCGCTCTCGCTCGCGCCATTCCTCGTGCTCGTCGCGCTCGGACAGATGCTCGTCATCACGCTCGGGCCTGGCAACATCGACGTTTCCGTTGGCACAATCATCTCGATGTCCTCGTACGTGTCGGTGCTCGTCGCGTCCACGGCGGGCCCACTCGCCGGTGTGCTTGCGGGCATCGCCGCGGGCCTGGCCGCCGGGCTCGTGAGCACCGCCGCGATCCTCTTCTTGCGAGTGCCTCCCATCATCGCGACGCTCGCGACGAGCCTCATCGTGACGAGTGCGACCCTGCTGCTCGCGGGGTCGGCCCGCGGGGGCGCCCCGCAGTCGCTGCGCGAGCTCGTGAACGCGAAGGTACTCGGCGTCCCGGCTATCGCCCTCTTCGTGCTCGTCGTCACCGTCGTGATCTGGTTCGTGCTGCGTCGCACCCGATTCGGGCACTCGGTGATCGCCGTCGGCCAGAGCGCGAAGGCGGCGGAGCGCGCGGGCCTGCCGGTCACGCTCGTCACCGCCTCCGCCTACATTCTCTGCGCTGGCTTTGCAGGCCTCGTTGGGGCCCTGCTCGCGGCGTTCATCTCGCCGAGCACGGTGCTCGGCACCTCATACATGCTCGACTCGATCGCGGTCGTCGTCATCGGCGGCACGCTCATCTCGGGTGGCCGCCCCGTACCGATCGGCGCGTGGACCGGCGCGCTCTTCTTCGTGCTGCTCTCGGGCCTTCTGAACCTCGTCGGGTGGTCCGTGGGCGCGCAGAACGTGCTCAAGGGCGTGCTCGTTGTGCTCGTGGTGATCGTCGCCTCGCTCGCGACGGGCACCGGCCGCTCGAACCTCTCCCGGCTCAAGGCATCGGTCTCGCCGGCGCCCGCCGCAGCGGTGACAGCAGCACCAGCAGCGGCACCCGATTCACACGCTTCCGTTTCACAACAAAAGGAGAACACCAATGGCTGA